In the Solanum pennellii chromosome 5, SPENNV200 genome, one interval contains:
- the LOC107019235 gene encoding diphthine methyltransferase-like: protein MAIHNYIKQKCNVDDAFQTAEDERYIPSVDSEFGSSSNTNNEENNMEEQNDTYWMGLRDMIANEIGMDIGHCHLDGNADAVEFCPHESFQNVLAACTYTLQEGDQPGRTGSISLFDVDANLSRLSLIHRVQTAGIFDIKWSPIGGIVGPLLAQADADGYVRVHKLESCLDESQVPGNSLLEISDEHVSSSMCLCIDWNPSATSLAVGLSDGTVSIISFLESQLSISRDWKAHDFEVWAASYDIHQPQLVYTGSDDCKFSCWDLRDDPSNIAFQNRKVHTMGICCITKSPNDPYTILTGSYDEHLRVWDVRSTAKPLSKLKATKLKWLKPITNMAPWHMEQIGKEVV, encoded by the exons ATGGCCATTCACaattatattaaacaaaaatgcaatgtggATGATGCATTTCAAACGGCTGAGGATGAGAGATATATTCCATCGGTTGACTCCGAATTTGGCTCAAGTTCAAACACTAACAATGAAGAAAACAATATGGAAGAACAAAATGATACTTATTGGATGGGGCTTCGTGACATGATTGCTAATGAAATTG GTATGGATATAGGTCATTGCCATCTTGATGGAAATGCTGATGCTGTGGAGTTTTGTCCACACGAATCATTTCAAAATGTTCTAGCAGCATGTACTTATACTTTACAAGAAGGAGATCAACCTGGTAGAACTGGTAGTATATCCCTGTTTGATGTTGATGCTAATTTGAGTCGCCTTAGTTTGATACATAGAGTACAAACAGCTGgtatatttgatataaaatgGAGCCCCATCGGTGGAATTGTGGGGCCATTACTGGCTCAAGCTGATGCTGATGGTTATGTTAGAGTTCACAAACTTGAATCTTGTTTGGATGAATCACAAGTTCCTG GGAATAGTTTACTGGAGATAAGCGACGAACATGTCAGTTCCTCTATGTGTTTGTGTATAGACTGGAATCCATCAGCTACATCCCTTGCTGTGGGGCTTTCAGATGGAACAGTCTCGATAATTTCATTCCTCGAGTCTCAGCTGAGCATTTCCAGAGACTGGAAAGCGCATGACTTTGAAGTTTGGGCTGCCTCTTATGATATCCACCAACCACAGTTGGTGTATACAGGTTCAGATGACTGCAAATTTAGTTGCTGGGATTTGCGAGATGATCCCTCTAACATAGCATTCCAAAACAGAAAAGTTCACACAATGGGAATTTGCTGCATTACTAAGAGCCCAAATGACCCTTATACCATACTCACCGGTAGCTATGATGAACACCTAAGGGTATGGGATGTAAGATCAACCGCAAAACCT TTGTCAAAGTTAAAGGCGACCAAGCTGAAGTGGTTGAAACCTATAACAAACATGGCTCCCTGGCATATGGAGCAGATTGGCAAAGAGGTCGTCTAG
- the LOC107018627 gene encoding protein root UVB sensitive 3: MEGDQKVNSTSPAPEPAMMIEEWNGTSSTKLTKTATITSTSHSSISIQRSSNAFTHISQRILQAFVPEGYPTSVTPDYFPFQVWDSLQGLSTYVRMMLSTQALLSAIGVGEKSATVIGATFQWFLRDLTGMLGGVLFTCYQGSNLDSNAKMWRLVADLMNDLGMLMDLVSPLFPSAFVFIVCIGSLSRSFTGVASGATRAALTQHFALENNAADIAAKEGSQETLATMIGMALGMLLARLTIGHSFAIWISFLSLTMFHMYANYKAVCCLSLNTLNCERCSIVLSHFVKTGQVLSPKQVSSMEHVLPLWMTSWNLKGGDSLYKQVRLGVRVSSLDSLAMVDLLQSAGSHYKKEKYLLQQKGDIIRIITHKDSAGADILQSFIHALVMAKLDDQDGSMSSESQSWMDKHYEVFVLKLQSSGWKTERLLSSSVVWRANWLVDYSDGKHD; encoded by the exons TATCCAAAGATCCAGTAACGCATTTACTCATATCTCTCAAAGAATTCTCCAAGCTTTCGTTCCCGAG GGGTATCCAACTAGTGTTACTCCagattattttccttttcaagTGTGGGATTCATTGCAG GGGCTTTCTACGTATGTGCGGATGATGCTCTCTACACAA GCTCTTCTAAGTGCTATAGGTGTTGGTGAGAAATCGGCTACTGTTATTGGGGCAACGTTTCAG TGGTTCTTGCGAGATTTAACTGGAATGCTTGGAGGTGTCTTGTTCACTTGTTACCAG GGTTCTAATTTAGACAGCAATGCCAAAATGTGGCGTTTGGTGGCAGATCTCATGAATGATCTCG GAATGTTGATGGATCTTGTATCTCCTTTATTTCCATCAGCCTTTGTGTTCATCGTCTGCATAGGGAGTCTATCAAGGTCATTCA CTGGTGTTGCTAGTGGAGCCACTAGAGCAGCTTTGACGCAGCACTTTGCCCTTGAAAACAATGCAGCAGATATAGCTGCAAAG GAAGGAAGCCAAGAAACTCTAGCTACGATGATTGGGATGGCTTTAGGAATGCTTCTTGCACGCCTTACAATTGGCCACTCGTTTGCCATTTGGATATCCTTTTTGTCTCTTACTATGTTCCATATGTATG CAAACTACAAGGCTGTCTGTTGTCTTTCGCTGAATACTCTGAACTGTGAAAGATGCTCCATTGTTTTATCACATTTCGTCAAGACAGGTCAAG TTCTCTCTCCAAAGCAGGTCTCTTCCATGGAGCACGTTCTACCTTTATGGATGACCTCATGGAACTTAAAGGGTGGTGATTCTCTATACAAGCAAGTACGTTTAGGTGTCAGAGTTTCTTCACTTGACAGCCTTGCTAT GGTTGACCTATTACAATCTGCTGGATCACATTACAAGAAAG AGAAATATTTACTTCAACAAAAAGGGGATATTATCAGGATTATTACTCATAAAGATTCAGCAGGAGCTGATATATTACAATCATTCATCCATGCTCTTGTCATGGCAAAACTAGATGATCAAGATGGATCCATGTCTTCGGAAAGCCAATCATGGATGGATAAGCATTATGAAGTCTTTGTTCTGAAG CTTCAGTCATCAGGATGGAAGACTGAACGTCTACTATCATCATCAGTCGTTTGGAGAGCAAATTGGCTGGTAGATTATTCAGATGGCAAACATGACTAG
- the LOC107020434 gene encoding ureide permease 1-like isoform X2, which produces MSSLLAHFMTSSFVYGCQKDYWSLTKLAVFSPERVLSSRFKMYMVESKGGAIACMLFSLLLLGTWPALLTLLERRGRLPQHTYLDYSITNLLAAVIIALTLGQFGPSTPERPNFLTQLSQDNWPSVLFAMAGGMVLSLGNLSTQYAFAFVGLSVTEVVSASITVVIGTTLNYYLDDKINKAEILFSGVACFLVAVCLGSAVHSSNNADNKTKLDNYSNDCKDGVRTNGVTSFKPTNFNQGGTNGLEDGDASEKTKFGTAAFLIELENTRSIKVLGKGTLIGLTITFFAGICFSMFSPAFNLATNDQWHTLKDGVPHLTVYTAFFYFSCFCFIIAMVLNLTFLYYPILNAPKSSFTAYLNDWNGRGWALLAGLVCGFGNGLQFMGGQAAGYAAADAVQALPLVSTFWGVMLFGEYRRSSRKTYTLLAGMLLMFTAAVAILMASSGHRK; this is translated from the exons ATGTCATCGCTACTTGCTCATTTTATGACCAGCTCCTTCGTGTATGGATGCCAGAAG GATTATTGGAGCCTTACCAAGTTGGCAGTTTTTTCACCAGAAAGGGTCTTATCTAGTAGATTCAAGATGTATATGGTTGAAAGCAAAGGTGGTGCTATAGCTTGTATgctattttctttgttattgtTAGGGACGTGGCCAGCTCTATTGACTTTACTCGAAAGGCGAGGTCGTCTTCCTCAACATACTTATCTTGATTATTCCATTACCAATCTATTGGCTGCTGTCATCATTGCTTTAACCTTAGGTCAGTTTGGGCCAAGCACACCAGAAAGGCCTAATTTTCTCACTCAACTCTCTCAG GATAATTGGCCCAGTGTCTTGTTTGCAATGGCTGGAGGGATGGTCCTCAGCCTCGGGAACCTCTCAACTCAATATGCTTTTGCCTTCGTTGGTTTGTCAGTCACTGAAGTTGTCTCTGCCAGCATTACAGTTGTTATAG GAACAACCTTGAATTATTACCTTGACGACAAAATTAACAAAGCTGAAATTCTGTTTTCTGGAGTTGCATGCTTCTTGGTTGCCGTTTGTTTAGGCTCTGCTGTTCATTCGTCCAACAACGCTGATAACAAAACCAAGCTTGATAATTATTCAAATGACTGTAAAGACGGAGTCAG GACTAATGGAGTTACTTCCTTCAAACCAACAAATTTTAATCAAG GTGGTACAAATGGTTTGGAGGATGGAGATGCTTCTGAGAAGACAAAATTTGGGACTGCGGCTTTCCTTATAGAACTTGAGAATACGAGATCAATCAAG GTTCTCGGGAAGGGCACGTTAATTGGTTTGACTATAACATTCTTTGCTGGGATTTGTTTCTCTATGTTCTCGCCTGCGTTCAACCTAGCCACAAATGATCAATGGCATACTCTCAAAGATGGAGTTCCACACTTGACTGTCTATACAGCATTTTTCTACTTCTCATGCTTTTGTTTCATCATTGCCATGGTTTTGAACCTCACCTTCTTGTACTACCCTATACTAAATGCACCCAAGTCATCGTTCACGGCTTATCTCAACGACTGGAATGGCAGAGGTTGGGCCCTTTTGGCTGGACTTGTGTGTGGCTTTGGTAATGGTCTCCAATTCATGGGAGGTCAAGCAGCTGGATACGCAGCTGCAGACGCTGTTCAG GCATTGCCTCTTGTGAGTACATTTTGGGGGGTGATGTTGTTTGGAGAATACAGAAGATCATCAAGGAAAACATATACACTTCTTGCAGGCATGTTGTTAATGTTTACAGCAGCTGTTGCTATTCTCATGGCATCATCAGGGCATCGCAAATAG
- the LOC107020434 gene encoding ureide permease 1-like isoform X3 translates to MYMVESKGGAIACMLFSLLLLGTWPALLTLLERRGRLPQHTYLDYSITNLLAAVIIALTLGQFGPSTPERPNFLTQLSQDNWPSVLFAMAGGMVLSLGNLSTQYAFAFVGLSVTEVVSASITVVIGTTLNYYLDDKINKAEILFSGVACFLVAVCLGSAVHSSNNADNKTKLDNYSNDCKDGVRTNGVTSFKPTNFNQGGTNGLEDGDASEKTKFGTAAFLIELENTRSIKVLGKGTLIGLTITFFAGICFSMFSPAFNLATNDQWHTLKDGVPHLTVYTAFFYFSCFCFIIAMVLNLTFLYYPILNAPKSSFTAYLNDWNGRGWALLAGLVCGFGNGLQFMGGQAAGYAAADAVQALPLVSTFWGVMLFGEYRRSSRKTYTLLAGMLLMFTAAVAILMASSGHRK, encoded by the exons ATGTATATGGTTGAAAGCAAAGGTGGTGCTATAGCTTGTATgctattttctttgttattgtTAGGGACGTGGCCAGCTCTATTGACTTTACTCGAAAGGCGAGGTCGTCTTCCTCAACATACTTATCTTGATTATTCCATTACCAATCTATTGGCTGCTGTCATCATTGCTTTAACCTTAGGTCAGTTTGGGCCAAGCACACCAGAAAGGCCTAATTTTCTCACTCAACTCTCTCAG GATAATTGGCCCAGTGTCTTGTTTGCAATGGCTGGAGGGATGGTCCTCAGCCTCGGGAACCTCTCAACTCAATATGCTTTTGCCTTCGTTGGTTTGTCAGTCACTGAAGTTGTCTCTGCCAGCATTACAGTTGTTATAG GAACAACCTTGAATTATTACCTTGACGACAAAATTAACAAAGCTGAAATTCTGTTTTCTGGAGTTGCATGCTTCTTGGTTGCCGTTTGTTTAGGCTCTGCTGTTCATTCGTCCAACAACGCTGATAACAAAACCAAGCTTGATAATTATTCAAATGACTGTAAAGACGGAGTCAG GACTAATGGAGTTACTTCCTTCAAACCAACAAATTTTAATCAAG GTGGTACAAATGGTTTGGAGGATGGAGATGCTTCTGAGAAGACAAAATTTGGGACTGCGGCTTTCCTTATAGAACTTGAGAATACGAGATCAATCAAG GTTCTCGGGAAGGGCACGTTAATTGGTTTGACTATAACATTCTTTGCTGGGATTTGTTTCTCTATGTTCTCGCCTGCGTTCAACCTAGCCACAAATGATCAATGGCATACTCTCAAAGATGGAGTTCCACACTTGACTGTCTATACAGCATTTTTCTACTTCTCATGCTTTTGTTTCATCATTGCCATGGTTTTGAACCTCACCTTCTTGTACTACCCTATACTAAATGCACCCAAGTCATCGTTCACGGCTTATCTCAACGACTGGAATGGCAGAGGTTGGGCCCTTTTGGCTGGACTTGTGTGTGGCTTTGGTAATGGTCTCCAATTCATGGGAGGTCAAGCAGCTGGATACGCAGCTGCAGACGCTGTTCAG GCATTGCCTCTTGTGAGTACATTTTGGGGGGTGATGTTGTTTGGAGAATACAGAAGATCATCAAGGAAAACATATACACTTCTTGCAGGCATGTTGTTAATGTTTACAGCAGCTGTTGCTATTCTCATGGCATCATCAGGGCATCGCAAATAG
- the LOC107020437 gene encoding diphthine methyltransferase homolog — MDIGHCHLDGNADAVEFCPHESFHNVLAACTYTLQEGDQPSRTGSISLFDVDANSSRLSLIHRVQTAGIFDIKWSPIGGIVGPLLAQADAEGYVRVHKLESCLDESQVPGNSLLEISDEHVSSSMCLCIDWNPSATSLAVGLSDGTVSIISFLESQLSISRDWKAHDFEVWAASYDIHQPQLVYTGSDDCKFSCWDLRDDPSNIAFQNSKVHTMGICCITKSPNDPYTLLTGSYDEHLRVWDVRSTAKPVHETSISLGGGVWRIKYHPSVLDLVLTACMHNGFAVVKVKGDQAEVVKTYKKHGSLAYGADWQRGRLEKNNVIATCSFYDQLLRVWMPEGNIPE, encoded by the exons ATGGATATAGGCCATTGCCATCTTGATGGAAATGCTGATGCTGTGGAGTTTTGTCCACACGAATCATTTCACAATGTTCTAGCAGCATGTACTTATACTTTACAAGAAGGAGATCAACCTAGTAGAACTGGTAGTATATCCCTGTTTGATGTTGATGCTAATTCGAGTCGCCTTAGTTTGATACATAGAGTACAAACAGCTGgtatatttgatataaaatgGAGCCCCATCGGTGGAATTGTGGGGCCATTACTGGCTCAAGCTGATGCTGAGGGTTATGTTAGAGTTCACAAACTTGAATCTTGTTTGGATGAATCACAAGTTCCTG GGAATAGTTTACTGGAGATAAGCGACGAACATGTCAGTTCCTCTATGTGTTTGTGTATAGACTGGAATCCATCAGCTACATCCCTTGCTGTGGGGCTTTCAGATGGAACAGTCTCGATAATTTCATTCCTCGAGTCTCAGCTGAGCATTTCCAGAGACTGGAAAGCGCATGACTTTGAAGTTTGGGCTGCCTCTTATGATATCCACCAACCACAGTTGGTGTATACAGGTTCAGATGACTGCAAATTTAGTTGCTGGGATTTGCGAGATGATCCCTCTAACATAGCATTCCAAAACAGTAAAGTTCACACAATGGGAATTTGCTGCATTACTAAGAGCCCAAATGACCCTTATACCTTACTCACCGGTAGCTATGATGAACACCTAAGGGTATGGGATGTAAGATCAACCGCAAAACCTGTACATGAGACGTCAATCTCCTTGGGTGGAGGGGTTTGGAGAATTAAGTATCATCCTTCTGTACTGGACCTAGTCTTGACTGCTTGTATGCACAATGGATTTGCAGTTGTCAAAGTTAAAGGCGACCAAGCTGAAGTAGTTAAAACCTATAAGAAACATGGCTCCCTGGCATATGGAGCAGATTGGCAAAGAGGTCGTCTAGAGAAGAATAATGTCATCGCTACTTGCTCATTTTATGACCAGCTCCTTCGTGTATGGATGCCAGAAGGTAATATTCCCGAATGA
- the LOC107020434 gene encoding ureide permease 1-like isoform X1, with protein MVVLFEKKTMDIWWPKWWLSPKKCSLFCVFLFFFLLKILDTLLQYDMDYWSLTKLAVFSPERVLSSRFKMYMVESKGGAIACMLFSLLLLGTWPALLTLLERRGRLPQHTYLDYSITNLLAAVIIALTLGQFGPSTPERPNFLTQLSQDNWPSVLFAMAGGMVLSLGNLSTQYAFAFVGLSVTEVVSASITVVIGTTLNYYLDDKINKAEILFSGVACFLVAVCLGSAVHSSNNADNKTKLDNYSNDCKDGVRTNGVTSFKPTNFNQGGTNGLEDGDASEKTKFGTAAFLIELENTRSIKVLGKGTLIGLTITFFAGICFSMFSPAFNLATNDQWHTLKDGVPHLTVYTAFFYFSCFCFIIAMVLNLTFLYYPILNAPKSSFTAYLNDWNGRGWALLAGLVCGFGNGLQFMGGQAAGYAAADAVQALPLVSTFWGVMLFGEYRRSSRKTYTLLAGMLLMFTAAVAILMASSGHRK; from the exons ATGGTTGTTTTGTTTGAGAAGAAAACAATGGATATTTGGTGGCCCAAATGGTGGTTAAGTCCAAAGAAATGTTcacttttttgtgtttttttatttttctttttgttaaagATTCTTGATACCCTTTTGCAATATGATATG GATTATTGGAGCCTTACCAAGTTGGCAGTTTTTTCACCAGAAAGGGTCTTATCTAGTAGATTCAAGATGTATATGGTTGAAAGCAAAGGTGGTGCTATAGCTTGTATgctattttctttgttattgtTAGGGACGTGGCCAGCTCTATTGACTTTACTCGAAAGGCGAGGTCGTCTTCCTCAACATACTTATCTTGATTATTCCATTACCAATCTATTGGCTGCTGTCATCATTGCTTTAACCTTAGGTCAGTTTGGGCCAAGCACACCAGAAAGGCCTAATTTTCTCACTCAACTCTCTCAG GATAATTGGCCCAGTGTCTTGTTTGCAATGGCTGGAGGGATGGTCCTCAGCCTCGGGAACCTCTCAACTCAATATGCTTTTGCCTTCGTTGGTTTGTCAGTCACTGAAGTTGTCTCTGCCAGCATTACAGTTGTTATAG GAACAACCTTGAATTATTACCTTGACGACAAAATTAACAAAGCTGAAATTCTGTTTTCTGGAGTTGCATGCTTCTTGGTTGCCGTTTGTTTAGGCTCTGCTGTTCATTCGTCCAACAACGCTGATAACAAAACCAAGCTTGATAATTATTCAAATGACTGTAAAGACGGAGTCAG GACTAATGGAGTTACTTCCTTCAAACCAACAAATTTTAATCAAG GTGGTACAAATGGTTTGGAGGATGGAGATGCTTCTGAGAAGACAAAATTTGGGACTGCGGCTTTCCTTATAGAACTTGAGAATACGAGATCAATCAAG GTTCTCGGGAAGGGCACGTTAATTGGTTTGACTATAACATTCTTTGCTGGGATTTGTTTCTCTATGTTCTCGCCTGCGTTCAACCTAGCCACAAATGATCAATGGCATACTCTCAAAGATGGAGTTCCACACTTGACTGTCTATACAGCATTTTTCTACTTCTCATGCTTTTGTTTCATCATTGCCATGGTTTTGAACCTCACCTTCTTGTACTACCCTATACTAAATGCACCCAAGTCATCGTTCACGGCTTATCTCAACGACTGGAATGGCAGAGGTTGGGCCCTTTTGGCTGGACTTGTGTGTGGCTTTGGTAATGGTCTCCAATTCATGGGAGGTCAAGCAGCTGGATACGCAGCTGCAGACGCTGTTCAG GCATTGCCTCTTGTGAGTACATTTTGGGGGGTGATGTTGTTTGGAGAATACAGAAGATCATCAAGGAAAACATATACACTTCTTGCAGGCATGTTGTTAATGTTTACAGCAGCTGTTGCTATTCTCATGGCATCATCAGGGCATCGCAAATAG